From the Salmo trutta chromosome 2, fSalTru1.1, whole genome shotgun sequence genome, one window contains:
- the ppp1r16a gene encoding protein phosphatase 1 regulatory subunit 16A, with the protein MAEHGELLGEMATIGRLSATERLKHAQKRRAQQLKGWAQMDKDMARGEGKAGQNKGRTRRVVFPDNITLLEAAARNDLAEVRELLNGGVSPDLYNEDGLTALHQCCIDDFVELVQCLLDAGANVNACDSELWTPLHAAATCGHTGLVQLLVQSGAELLAVNADGNMPYDLCEDEATLELLEMVMAEQGITQDRINRCRGAKEMNMLTDLRVLVQNGADLNAQDDNGTTLLHIAAANGYLSVGELLLEHRAKVEQKDMDGWTPLHAASCWGQILMVEQLVAHGASLNTKSVLEETPLDVCADEEVRAKLMELKHKHDAIMKSHDRHKGTLQRRASSTGSRGKVVRRVSVNERSSLYRREHHKEAMVWQERGRQAEPQDDDEDRQTDNELHQHVAMAAGTMSRLENEEGAERKSSLGNGGTPLALSASVPGEQWRGGRMDRSASYQLSPASGSGEERDNMTLEKSHQTLADLKRQRAAAKLNKYPAPPLLPPAEEESPSPAPLQEMTPSRAVQETPSTEVAFPSAVYFTPASGDPPLLKLRAPEEDTSNNTKEPCCGIM; encoded by the exons ATGGCGGAGCACGGCGAGCTGCTCGGTGAGATGGCCACGATTGGGCGTCTGAGCGCCACGGAGCGCTTGAAGCATGCCCAGAAGCGGCGTGCCCAGCAGCTAAAGGGCTGGGCCCAGATGGACAAGGACATGGCCCGCGGCGAGGGCAAGGCCGGCCAGAACAAGGGGCGCACGCGCAGGGTGGTCTTCCCCGACAACATCACTCTGCTGGAGGCTGCAGCCCGCAATGACCTGGCGGAGG TGAGGGAGCTGCTGAACGGTGGAGTCAGTCCAGATCTGTACAACGAGGACGGACTCACTGCCCTTCACCAG TGCTGCATTGATGACTTTGTGGAGCTGGTACAGTGTCTTTTGGATGCCGGGGCCAATGTGAACGCCTGTGACAGTGAGCTGTGGACGCCGCTTCACGCTGCTGCCACCTGTGGACACACAGGCCTGGTGCAGCTCCTCGTGCAGTC TGGAGCAGAGCTGCTGGCTGTCAACGCTGATGGCAACATGCCCTATGACCTTTGTGAGGACGAGGCCACTCTGGAGCTGCTAGAGATGGTCATGGCAGAGCAGG gTATAACCCAGGACCGTATAAACCGGTGTCGTGGGGCTAAGGAGATGAATATGCTCACAGATCTTCGAGTGCTGGTCCAGAATGGAGCGGACCTGAACGCTCAGGATGACAACGGAACCACGCTG CTGCACATAGCGGCGGCTAACGGCTACTTGTCGGTGGGGGAGCTGCTACTGGAGCACCGGGCCAAGGTGGAGCAGAAGGACATGGATGGCTGGACACCACTCCACGCTGCCTCCTGCTGGGGACAG ATCCTGATGGTGGAGCAGCTGGTGGCTCATGGGGCCAGTCTCAACACCAAGTCTGTCCTGGAAGAGACGCCGCTGG ATGTGTGTGCTGACgaggaggtgagagccaagcTGATGGAGCTGAAGCACAAACACGACGCCATCATGAAGAGTCATGACCGACACAAGGGCACCTTGCAGAGACGAGCCTCCAGCACTGGCAGcagagg TAAGGTGGTGCGGCGTGTGAGCGTCAACGAGCGTTCCAGCCTGTACCGGCGGGAGCACCACAAGGAGGCCATGGTGTGGCAGGAGAGAGGCCGGCAGGCCGAGCCGCAGGACGACGacgaggacagacagacagacaacgaGCTCCACCAGCACGTTGCCATG GCTGCAGGTACCATGTCGAGGCTGGAGAATGAGGAGGGAGCGGAGAGGAAGTCTAGTCTGGGGAACGGTGGGACGCCCCTTGCCCTCTCGGCGTCTGTCCCAGGGGAGCAGTGGCGTGGAGGCCGGATGGACCGCAGTGCCTCCTACCAGCTGAGCCCTGCTTCAGGGTCTGGAGAGGAAAGGGACAACATGACCCTGGAGAAATCCCACCAGACTCTAGCGGACCTGAAACGCCAGCGGGCCGCGGCCAAGCTCAACAAGTACCCCGCCCCACCTCTACTCCCTCCCGCAGAGGAGGAGTCTCCCTCTCCCGCCCCTCTGCAGGAGATGACCCCCTCCCGAGCCGTCCAGGAGACCCCCAGCACAGAGGTGGCCTTTCCCAGCGCTGTATACTTCACGCCAGCCAGCGGGGACCCGCCCCTGCTCAAACTACGAGCCCCAGAGGAGGACACGTCCAACAACACCAAGGAGCCCTGCTGTGGAATCATGTAG